The nucleotide sequence AGAAAAACTAGTGCTGCACCAAATCAGATTTGCGATTTTATATTGGGCAGTTCACTCGACCAAGCAAAATTAACTTGAGGCAACGCTAGGGGCTAAATGTAAGGTATAGACTAGAACTCTAGATACTACCCCAAAAGATACTATGGAGCCACAAGTTGAGAGCCGCGATCGCGTCACCTGTGCTGTAGAAACGACACTAGGCGTGATTGGTGGGCGTTGGAAGGTTTTGATTATTCGCGAATTATTTCCTGGAGTAAAACGCTTTGGAGAGTTACACCGAGCGTTGAATGGCATCACCCAAAAAATGCTGACGCAACAACTGCGAGAAATGGAACAAGACGGTTTAGTGCATCGCCAGGTTTACCTGCAAGTCCCACCCAAAGTGGAATACTCCCTGACTCCCCTTGGCGCAACCCTCAAGCCAATCTTGAACTCCATGCACGAATGGGGAACTAAGTTTTTGGAGAGCCAGGAGTTAGACCAGATTTGACCTCAGCCAGCGATCGCCATATTGCCATCAACGCCATAGAAAAAGCGCGAGACCTCAGCCTCGCGCCCTAGTAATACAGCCTGTGATGGAAACAAAAAGCTTTAGACGTTAGCTGCTACTTTGGTCTTCGCTTCTTTAGACGTCAAACGCTCGTAAGTTGCCCGCATCTTCAGACCCGTCAGCACTTGGAATAAACCAGTACCGTTGTTCGAACCGGGATACTCACGGTGTTGCAGCAACAGATGAGTCACTTCACCTTCGTACTTAGCCGAAGTCTTGCTGAGGTGCTTCTCAATGTAGATT is from Trichocoleus sp. FACHB-46 and encodes:
- a CDS encoding helix-turn-helix domain-containing protein — translated: MEPQVESRDRVTCAVETTLGVIGGRWKVLIIRELFPGVKRFGELHRALNGITQKMLTQQLREMEQDGLVHRQVYLQVPPKVEYSLTPLGATLKPILNSMHEWGTKFLESQELDQI